One Brassica oleracea var. oleracea cultivar TO1000 chromosome C7, BOL, whole genome shotgun sequence genomic window carries:
- the LOC106302754 gene encoding uncharacterized protein LOC106302754, producing the protein MSSLCYGWNVTSNHQCDEDGRIILIWRDPLILRVLSQSRQAITCELLLPCHQPFIYTAIYASNLAEECNDLWVELLQLHATLDLEATNWIIGGDFNQIMFGSDHCAIADNINYAQMYQFRDCLHQMGVFDFRYTGPQLTCTNKQDDSPVAKKLDRQLINSFIITAFLHVRALEDPSPQSFLKEKLLHEKWNFLRLLEESYFRQKSRINWLQEGDLNTTYFHRVCQARACFNAIRSFLLASGDVITDPIEMSVPAVGHFKSVLGHESLVSPPEWFRAIYYRPIACLNTIYKVISRLLVVRLKPILPDLILPNKTAFVKNRLLVENTVLASELVNGYHKDKGKKKVTLKVDIAKAFDTLSWDFLLACLDGLDLPPLFVGWLRACLCTTNYTLGYNGTVNGYFKGRRGLRQGDPLSPYLFVIAMNCLSLMLNKMATDGYMEYHHNYRKIKLTHLSFADDLLIFIEGSIESVQAVLQTLHEFELRSNLAISYQKTSFFASCLSEAEMSAIQVSTGMKCGTLSMKYLGVPLCTKKLTLANCEPLLQQVKARFSSWPAKALSFAGRLLLIKTGETEGHHSARVAWDRITLTKEHGGLGVKDLLVWNRACSLKLVWLLFFRPSSVWFSYFKEIILKGNISNFWTIKTSSSYSWLVNKLIKTRNICYPLIKHRLGNGFSTSFWFDNWSPYGCLNVYLNGDVSRLGIRKTATLASLYSDGNWSLPPARTEELLEVQIHLTTVTLSQEEDSYEWVINGKSRDKFSTGSVYAYLKGDVATVA; encoded by the exons ATGTCCTCTCTCTGCTATGGCTGGAACGTCACTTCAAATCACCAATGTGATGAGGATGGTAGGATTATCCTTATCTGGAGAGACCCTTTGATACTACGTGTTCTCTCACAGTCTAGGCAAGCAATCACCTGTGAACTCCTGCTCCCATGCCATCAACCCTTTATCTACACGGCCATATACGCTTCTAACTTGGCTGAGGAGTGTAATGATCTATGGGTTGAGCTCCTGCAACTGCACGCTACACTTGACCTTGAAGCAACAAATTGGATTATTGGAGGTGATTTTAACCAGATTATGTTTGGATCAGACCACTGTGCTATAGCAGACAACATCAATTATGCTCAGATGTACCAATTTCGGGACTGTCTCCATCAAATGGGTGTCTTTGATTTTCGGTACACTGGTCCCCAACTAACATGTACCAACAAACAAGATGACTCCCCAGTGGCAAAGAAGTTGGATAGGCAGCTCATTAATAGTTTCATTATAACTGCCTTCCTCCAT GTAAGAGCACTGGAAGATCCCTCCCCTCAGTCTTTTCTTAAAGAAAAACTCTTACATGAAAAATGGAACTTCCTGCGTCTGTTGGAGGAAAGCTACTTTAGACAAAAATCAAGAATCAATTGGCTGCAAGAAGGGGATCTCAACACTACTTACTTTCACAGAGTCTGTCAGGCTAGAGCATGCTTCAACGCCATTAGATCTTTCCTTCTAGCCTCAGGTGATGTCATCACTGATCCTATTGAAATGAGTGTCCCCGCGGTGGGACATTTTAAATCAGTTCTTGGCCATGAAAGTTTGGTCTCTCCCCCGGAATGGTTCAGAGCAATAT ATTACAGGCCTATCGCATGTCTCAACACCATTTACAAGGTGATCTCTAGACTGTTGGTAGTTCGCCTCAAACCTATTTTACCCGATCTAATTCTACCAAACAAGACTGCTTTTGTTAAGAATAGGCTACTAGTTGAAAACACTGTGCTAGCGAGTGAGTTGGTGAATGGGTATCATAAAGACAAGGGGAAGAAGAAGGTTACTCTAAAAGTGGACATTGCAAAAGCCTTCGATACGCTCTCATGGGACTTCCTTCTCGCTTGCTTAGATGGCTTAGATCTCCCTCCCCTCTTTGTTGGCTGGCTAAGGGCTTGTCTTTGTACAACAAACTACACTTTAGGATACAATGGGACTGTCAATGGGTATTTCAAGGGAAGAAGAGGTCTAAGGCAGGGGGACCCATTATCTCCTTACCTCTTTGTAATTGCTATGAACTGTCTCTCCTTAATGCTCAACAAAATGGCAACGGATGGGTATATGGAGTATCATCATAACTATAGAAAGATCAAACTTACCCATCTCTCTTTCGCTGATGATCTCCTCATTTTCATTGAAGGCTCCATTGAATCTGTCCAAGCGGTACTACAAACCCTCCATGAATTCGAGCTTAGATCCAACCTAGCAATTAGCTATCAAAAAACAAGTTTCTTTGCATCATGCCTATCAGAAGCAGAAATGTCAGCTATTCAAGTCTCAACTGGAATGAAATGTGGTACTCTATCTATGAAGTATCTTGGTGTGCCGCTTTGTACTAAGAAGCTTACTCTCGCCAATTGCGAGCCCCTGCTCCAGCAAGTAAAAGCGCGCTTCTCCTCTTGGCCGGCCAAAGCCTTGTCCTTTGCTGGGAGATTGCTCTTGATCAAAACT GGAGAAACTGAGGGGCATCACTCCGCAAGAGTAGCTTGGGACAGAATCACGTTAACTAAGGAGCATGGTGGGTTGGGAGTTAAAGACTTACTTGTTTGGAACCGAGCTTGCTCCCTGAAGTTGGTGTGGCTGCTCTTCTTTCGCCCTTCTTCGGTATGGTTTTCCTATTTCAAAGAGATCATTTTAAAAGGAAATATTAGCAACTTCTGGACAATCAAAACCAGTTCATCATATTCATGGTTGGTGAATAAGCTTATCAAGACTAGAAACATCTGTTATCCTCTGATTAAACATCGGCTAGGTAACGGTTTCTCAACGAGCTTCTGGTTTGACAACTGGTCCCCGTATGGTTGCCTTAACGTGTACCTCAATGGTGATGTCTCGCGATTGGGAATTCGGAAAACTGCTACTCTGGCCTCTCTATACTCTGATGGAAATTGGTCACTGCCTCCTGCCAGAACAGAAGAGCTTTTGGAAGTTCAGATTCATCTCACAACTGTCACCCTATCACAAGAAGAAGATTCATATGAGTGGGTAATTAATGGAAAATCAAGGGACAAGTTCTCCACTGGATCGGTCTACGCTTACCTCAAGGGTGATGTAGCTACTGTGGCCTAG
- the LOC106302755 gene encoding uncharacterized mitochondrial protein AtMg00810-like — translation MRQHAGFVDKDHPDHLCLLRKAMYGLKQAPRACFSDPFMFVCIKVTGNNSKLIQDLLDALNTQFKMKDLGQLSYFLGIQIQHHSDGLFMSQQKYAEDRLAVAQMAECSPMPTPRPLDLNRGNLKDELFPNPTYFRSLAGKLQYLTLTRPDIQFAVNYVCQKMHSPSVTDFNHLKRILRYIKGTVTMGVSFSRQTDFSVTAFSDSDWGGCPSTSRSTGGFSTYLGSNLVSWSSKKQSTISMSSTEAEY, via the exons ATGAGGCAGCATGCAGGTTTTGTGGATAAGGATCATCCAGATCATCTGTGTCTTCTTCGCAAAGCCATGTATGGTCTGAAACAGGCTCCTAGAGCCTG CTTCTCTGATCCTTTCATGTTTGTCTGCATCAAAG TGACAGGAAACAACTCTAAGTTAATCCAAGATCTACTTGATGCTCTCAACACTCAATTCAAGATGAAAGATCTCGGTCAGCTAAGCTATTTTCTAGGGATTCAAATCCAGCATCACTCGGATGGGTTGTTCATGTCTCAGCAAAAGTACGCTGAAGACCGACTAGCAGTAGCACAAATGGCTGAGTGCAGTCCTATGCCTACCCCTCGGCCTCTTGATCTAAATCGAGGCAATCTGAAAGATGAACTCTTTCCAAACCCGACCTACTTCCGCAGTCTAGCCGGTAAGTTACAATACTTAACTCTGACTAGACCAGACATACAGTTTGCAGTGAATTATGTATGTCAAAAGATGCATTCTCCTTCAGTCACTGACTTCAATCACCTTAAGAGGATCCTAAGATACATTAAGGGCACTGTCACGATGGGCGTTTCTTTCTCGCGTCAAACTGATTTCAGTGTGACTGCCTTTAGTGACAGCGACTGGGGTGGTTGTCCATCTACGAGCAGATCTACTGGAGGATTCTCTACCTATTTGGGGTCTAATCTTGTTTCGTGGTCCTCTAAGAAGCAGTCTACAATTTCTATGAGCTCTACAGAAGCTGAATATTGA